The nucleotide sequence GCCGCGGCTGCTTCTGCGCCCACAGACCGTGCGCTCGCCGCGAATGTGCGCGGCGCACTGCGCGCCGCACGCAAGCAAGGGCTCAAATCGACGTTCATCCGCGTGCGCGCCCATAACGGCGCAATCACGCTCTCCGGCGTAGTGGCGAGCGAAAGCCAGATCGCGCTCGCCACCTCGGTTGCGCAAAGCGTGAGCGGCGTGCAGTCGGTGACGAGCAAGATCGAAGTGCGCTCGAACGCCGGTATCAAGGGTAGCCAGTAAGGACTGCTCACCTGTGAATGAACGACGCGCGGCATTCGTGTTGTGCCGCGCGCGTCAGCACCACGACGTTGCTACCGCAGCGCCTCATCATCGGAACAAGGCTTCATCATGAAACTCGCACAGGAACGCGCCGCCCTCGCCGCCCAAGCTGTCCCCGCTGCACCGACAGACCAGAGCGCACGCACCAGCCGCACGATGGTGTTCGCCGCGGCGCTCGGCAATGGGCTCGAGTTCTTCGACTTCACCGTGTACAGCTTCTTTTCGGCGACCATCGGGCGGCTGTTCTTTCCGGCGCATGACGCGTTCAGCTCGCTCATGATGTCGCTCGCCACGTTCGGCGTGGGCTTCGTCGTCCGCCCGCTCGGTGGCGTGGTCATCGGTGCCTATGCCGACCGAGCGGGGCGCAAGCCCGCGCTCATCCTCACCGTGCTGATGATGGCGCTCGGCACCGGGCTCATCGGCCTTGCGCCCACTTACGCGCAGATCGGCCTCGCCGCGCCCGCGCTGATCGTGCTGGGCCGCTTGCTGCAGGGATTCTCGGCAGGCGGCGAAGTGGGCGCAGCCACGACGCTGCTGATGGAAGCGGGCCGCGAAGGCAGGCGCGGCGCACTCGTGAGCTGGCAGATGGCGAGCCAGGGTGGCGCCGCGCTGGCGGGCGCGGCGGTCGCGGTGCTGCTATCGAAAGCGCTTGCGCATGAACAGCTCGAAAATTGGGGCTGGCGCGTGCCGTTTCTCATCGGTCTCGCAATCGGGCCGCTTGGCTTTTATCTGCGCACGCGGCTTGAAGATACGCTGCCGCAGGCGCGTGACGGCGAGACTTCGCCGCGACACGCCGCGCCAGCCACGCGCAGGAAGTTGCCGTTGCGCCAGATCGTAGCAGGCACGATGCTCGTGATTGGCGGCACGGCAACGATGTATACCATCGTGTTTTTCCTGCCCGCTTTTCTCTCGCTCACGCTCGGCATGCCCCAGGCGGCGGCCGCGGCGAGCGGCGTGGCGGCAGGCGTCGTGCTGCTGGTGGGCTCGCCGCTCGCAGGGCGGCTCGCAGACCGCGTAAGCCGCCGCAAACGGTTGCTCGCGGGCGCGAGCGTCGTGTCGCTCGCACTCGTCTTCCCGGCGTTTCGCGCCATCGCTCTATGGCCCACTCCCACTACGGTGCTCGTGGTCGTGGTCGTGCTGATCGGCCTGATGACGCTCACGAGTCCAACAGGGTTCCTGATGATTCTGGAAGCGCTGCAGCCCGAAGTGCGTGCGACCTCGCTCGGGATCATCTACGCGGTAGGCGTGACGCTTTTTGGCGGTTTCGCGCAGCTTGTGGTGGGATTCCTGTGGCGCGCCACCGGCAGCTTCTATGCGCCGGCGTGGTATGTGGCAGTGTGCGGGATCGTGAGTCTCGCGGGTGTCGCGCTGTTTCGGGAGAAGGGCTGACGGCCACGCGCTAGAATCAGCGTTTTCCAGGGACGACCGTCATGACCACCGCGCTGCTCGTAATCGATTTTCAGAAGAAGCTCGTCGACACCGAACCGCTGCCCGGCGACATCGCCATGGTCAGCGCCAACGTCAATGCGCTGATGCAGCACGCAAGGCAAACGGGTGCGCCGGTCGTGCTGATCCAGCATGAGGACGACACGGCGCTCGTTCGCGGGTCCGAGGCGTGGGCGCTGTCGGCCACGCTTGTGACGGACCCGGGCGATCACCTCATCGGCAAGCGCACGCCCGATTCGTTTCTCGGCACCGGTCTGGGCGCCCTGCTCGCCGCGCATGCGGTGAACCACGTCGTGATCTGCGGCTACGCGAGCGAATTCTGCGTGGACACGACGGTGCGGCGCGCTGCTGCGAACGGCCTCACGGTCACGCTCGCCGCCGACGCCCACACCACCCACGACAAGCCGCATGCGAACGCGGCGTCGATCCGCGCGCACCACAACGCGACGCTTTCGAATATCCGCAGCTTCGGCCCGAAGATCAGCGCTAAGCGCACCAGCGAAATTACGTTCGGCACCCCGGCGCAAGACGGCTGATATTAACGCGCGTCGTGCCGCGAATCCGCCTTCCCGGCGAGCTTCGCGGCGTCGCTGCCCTGCGCCGGCTGCGGCTGAGCCGCCCGCATGCCGTGGAAAACCGGCAAACGCCAGCCGAAATAAAGCGAGGCCAGCCGCAACGCCACGCAGGACATCACGGCCACCCACGGTGTCCAGAACGTCGACCAGCCCAAATACGTGAGCCCCACCTGAACCGCGGCGCCGAGCATCGCAGCCGAAGCGTAGATCTCGCGATCGAGAATGGCGGGCACGCGAGAGAGCAGCATGTCGCGCATCACCCCACCGCCCACCGCGCTCACAACGCCGAGGATGATGGCCGGCTCCGCGTTCTGGCTATACGCGAGCGCCTTCTGCGCGCCCGCCACCGCAAAGAGTCCGAGACCGATCGCATCGAACAACAGTACGGGGTGACGCAGCCGCCGCACCTGCGGATACGCGGCAATGGTGAGCCCCGTGGCCAGCAACGTCACTGCGAGATAGGCCCAGTTAGTGAGGCCCGCTGGCGGCACCGCGCCAATGCAAAGATCGCGGATGATGCCGCCGCCGCACGCCACCATGAAACTCACGACGACGATGCCGAACAGGTCGAGCCGCCGCTGCCGCGCGGCCACGGCGCCGGAGATCGCGAAGGCGAACGTGCCGATCAAATCGAGTGCCGTATAGGCGGTGTGGACGTTGATATGCGCGCCCACGTGCGCGTCGAGTGCCACGCTCACGCCGCCTCGCTTTCGCGGCCAAGCCACACGGCGGCCGCGCACAGCATCGCTTCGAGGCCGGTGCGCAAGGTCGGATCGAGCACCGGCGCGAACTTCGGCGAGTGGTTGCTCGGGATCTCGTTGAGCTTCTTCGCGGCTTTCGCTTGCGCGTAGACCTCGGGATCGGTGCCGCC is from Paraburkholderia flagellata and encodes:
- a CDS encoding MFS transporter — protein: MKLAQERAALAAQAVPAAPTDQSARTSRTMVFAAALGNGLEFFDFTVYSFFSATIGRLFFPAHDAFSSLMMSLATFGVGFVVRPLGGVVIGAYADRAGRKPALILTVLMMALGTGLIGLAPTYAQIGLAAPALIVLGRLLQGFSAGGEVGAATTLLMEAGREGRRGALVSWQMASQGGAALAGAAVAVLLSKALAHEQLENWGWRVPFLIGLAIGPLGFYLRTRLEDTLPQARDGETSPRHAAPATRRKLPLRQIVAGTMLVIGGTATMYTIVFFLPAFLSLTLGMPQAAAAASGVAAGVVLLVGSPLAGRLADRVSRRKRLLAGASVVSLALVFPAFRAIALWPTPTTVLVVVVVLIGLMTLTSPTGFLMILEALQPEVRATSLGIIYAVGVTLFGGFAQLVVGFLWRATGSFYAPAWYVAVCGIVSLAGVALFREKG
- a CDS encoding cysteine hydrolase family protein produces the protein MTTALLVIDFQKKLVDTEPLPGDIAMVSANVNALMQHARQTGAPVVLIQHEDDTALVRGSEAWALSATLVTDPGDHLIGKRTPDSFLGTGLGALLAAHAVNHVVICGYASEFCVDTTVRRAAANGLTVTLAADAHTTHDKPHANAASIRAHHNATLSNIRSFGPKISAKRTSEITFGTPAQDG
- a CDS encoding BON domain-containing protein, with product MNNRTMLRYAAAVYFAVAGVSSWAQGGSEASAAQIAPAAPAAAASAPTDRALAANVRGALRAARKQGLKSTFIRVRAHNGAITLSGVVASESQIALATSVAQSVSGVQSVTSKIEVRSNAGIKGSQ
- a CDS encoding trimeric intracellular cation channel family protein produces the protein MNVHTAYTALDLIGTFAFAISGAVAARQRRLDLFGIVVVSFMVACGGGIIRDLCIGAVPPAGLTNWAYLAVTLLATGLTIAAYPQVRRLRHPVLLFDAIGLGLFAVAGAQKALAYSQNAEPAIILGVVSAVGGGVMRDMLLSRVPAILDREIYASAAMLGAAVQVGLTYLGWSTFWTPWVAVMSCVALRLASLYFGWRLPVFHGMRAAQPQPAQGSDAAKLAGKADSRHDAR